A stretch of Aerococcaceae bacterium zg-252 DNA encodes these proteins:
- a CDS encoding ABC transporter substrate-binding protein — MKKRVILRMLLFSILLSLLTVNVSAASKVDLILDWVPNTNHTGLYVAKAKGYFDAIGVDLEIRRPPEGSTTELVGLGQAQFGISFQDSLAHRFAKGLPVTAVAAILEHNTSGVIANESTNIKSPKDMAGFKYGTWNDPTELAMLKYIIELDGGDYSKMELVPNQADNSVVGLANNQFDAAWIYYAWDGIMAEHQKVPTNFFFFKDYAKELDFYSPVIIANNDYLSKQPEQAKAILQAIKKGYQYAAEHPEEAADILIQAAPELKDQRDFVVASQKWIAAHYADDVSKWGVIDKTRWDSFYQWLVDHELVDKTLLDGTYFDNSFIQ, encoded by the coding sequence ATGAAAAAACGAGTAATATTACGAATGCTGCTGTTTAGTATTTTATTAAGTTTACTGACAGTTAATGTATCAGCAGCCTCAAAGGTTGATTTAATTTTAGATTGGGTTCCAAATACGAATCATACTGGTCTATATGTTGCGAAAGCGAAAGGCTATTTTGACGCAATTGGGGTTGATTTAGAAATTCGCCGACCACCAGAAGGAAGTACGACTGAATTAGTCGGATTGGGTCAAGCACAATTTGGGATTAGTTTTCAAGATTCGCTAGCACACCGTTTTGCGAAAGGCTTGCCTGTGACGGCAGTTGCAGCGATTTTAGAACATAATACTTCTGGTGTGATTGCGAATGAATCTACTAATATCAAGTCTCCAAAAGATATGGCTGGTTTTAAGTATGGGACATGGAATGACCCAACCGAATTAGCGATGTTAAAATATATTATCGAATTAGACGGTGGCGATTATAGTAAAATGGAACTTGTTCCGAATCAAGCTGATAATTCAGTAGTTGGTTTGGCGAATAATCAATTTGATGCGGCATGGATTTATTATGCATGGGACGGAATTATGGCAGAACATCAAAAAGTGCCAACCAATTTCTTCTTTTTCAAAGATTATGCTAAAGAATTAGACTTCTATTCTCCAGTTATTATTGCGAACAATGATTATTTAAGTAAGCAACCAGAGCAAGCGAAAGCCATTCTTCAAGCCATTAAAAAAGGGTATCAATATGCAGCAGAACACCCAGAAGAAGCTGCAGATATTTTGATTCAAGCAGCTCCAGAATTAAAAGACCAGCGTGATTTTGTTGTAGCCTCTCAAAAATGGATTGCTGCTCATTATGCTGATGATGTGAGTAAATGGGGTGTGATTGACAAAACTCGTTGGGATAGCTTTTATCAATGGTTAGTAGACCATGAATTAGTTGATAAAACTTTATTGGACGGCACGTATTTTGATAATTCATTTATTCAATAA
- the galT gene encoding UDP-glucose--hexose-1-phosphate uridylyltransferase gives MTNAISVTINNFVNSAIEQELINPIDRHYITNRLMALVNIDELTNEVSNKTHLLTLMDNLTQYAVENNVIENIGYAKEQFEAAVMDLITPSPSQLNETFWKLYQEHPEKATNYFYHLSQTNDYIKTRNIAKNIQFSASYKQYGDLDITINLSKPEKDPKEIALAKTAKQSNYPLCLLCMENEGYKGRSNHPARQQHRLVRLDLDGRHYGMQYSPYVYYNEHSIFLSEKHTPMKIDRKAIDNLLAIVERLPHYFAGSNADLPIVGGSILAHDHYQGGRYTFPMERATVFDTVKLSQYPTVSAQLVKWPMTVIRLTADKRQDVADAGEAILNFWREYSDESVDVIAYTDDTPHNTVTPVARRRGNAFELDIVLRNNRTTEEHPDGLFHPHQDVQHIKKENIGLIEVMGLAILPPRLVAELEAVKQYLLGATPLSTVATMHQEWAQELQSRHTEINENNIQALIEQAVADKFGRVLEDAGVFKQDEQGIAALMRFIAAFNQQ, from the coding sequence ATGACAAACGCCATCTCTGTAACCATTAATAACTTTGTCAACAGTGCAATTGAACAAGAATTAATTAATCCGATTGACCGCCACTATATAACGAATCGCTTAATGGCTTTAGTAAATATTGATGAATTAACCAATGAAGTAAGCAATAAAACACATTTACTAACTTTAATGGATAATTTGACACAATATGCTGTTGAAAATAATGTGATTGAAAATATCGGCTATGCAAAAGAACAATTTGAAGCAGCCGTAATGGATTTAATTACACCAAGTCCGTCACAATTAAATGAAACATTTTGGAAATTATACCAAGAACATCCTGAAAAAGCGACAAACTATTTTTATCATTTATCGCAAACAAATGATTATATTAAAACACGCAATATCGCTAAAAACATTCAATTTAGCGCATCATACAAACAATACGGAGATTTAGATATTACCATTAACTTATCTAAACCTGAAAAAGACCCTAAAGAAATTGCTCTAGCCAAAACAGCAAAGCAATCTAATTATCCATTATGCTTACTCTGTATGGAAAATGAGGGCTACAAAGGACGCAGCAATCACCCTGCTCGTCAGCAACACCGTTTGGTACGTCTGGATTTAGACGGTCGCCACTATGGTATGCAGTATTCGCCTTACGTTTACTATAATGAACATAGTATCTTTTTAAGCGAAAAGCATACTCCAATGAAAATTGACCGCAAAGCGATTGATAATTTACTTGCAATCGTTGAACGCTTACCACATTATTTTGCTGGTTCAAATGCTGATTTACCAATTGTTGGTGGTTCTATATTAGCTCATGACCACTATCAAGGTGGACGCTATACTTTCCCAATGGAACGTGCAACTGTCTTTGATACTGTTAAATTATCTCAATATCCGACAGTTTCTGCACAATTGGTCAAATGGCCAATGACGGTGATTCGACTTACTGCTGATAAACGTCAAGATGTAGCAGATGCCGGAGAAGCTATTTTAAACTTTTGGCGTGAGTACTCTGATGAAAGCGTAGATGTTATCGCCTATACTGATGACACGCCACATAATACGGTCACACCGGTTGCACGTCGTCGTGGCAATGCTTTTGAGTTAGATATTGTATTGAGAAATAATCGTACGACGGAAGAACACCCAGACGGATTGTTCCACCCACATCAAGATGTTCAACACATCAAAAAAGAAAATATCGGTTTAATCGAAGTAATGGGACTCGCTATCCTACCACCACGCTTAGTCGCTGAATTAGAAGCAGTAAAACAATACTTATTAGGTGCTACGCCACTTTCAACCGTTGCAACTATGCACCAAGAGTGGGCACAAGAACTTCAATCTCGTCATACAGAAATCAATGAAAACAATATTCAAGCACTTATTGAACAAGCTGTTGCTGACAAATTTGGTCGTGTCTTAGAAGACGCAGGTGTCTTCAAACAAGACGAGCAAGGTATCGCTGCTCTTATGCGTTTTATTGCAGCATTTAATCAGCAATAA
- a CDS encoding metallophosphoesterase has product MLNKYTVLFLLTILLWLIPAPVIAQEDTTIWVITDVHYLSPSLHDKGEAYQHIQKTSAGKDFDYGVERMEALIGEIQVAKPDSLIVSGDLSLNGEYQSMADLANFFDKIEELGTKVYVIPGNHDISSGWARKFDGEDFLHTRQVLPPDFKALYANHGYDEAIEQDEHSLSYVASLNDSLWLLMIDSNIYTQTEGHGVPATNGIIKKETLTWIESILKQAKDKNINVLPVVHHNSITHFSQLEKNYTLDNAVDFRELLFRYNIPLTISGHIHTQHVAHLEERGHHLTDIVTGAFSSYPSYIGKYQLNHEKITYTAEPLKVEQWAKATQQTDKNLTEYSTYMAELFNISSRQFAFREMIDGGWYHDDEPILEEVADYIALVNLAFFAGKPIQSFDLSHFSDLDKIHQLIKSNGSRIFKHYIERIDHELPDYTAPLEIKW; this is encoded by the coding sequence ATGTTAAATAAATATACAGTCCTATTTCTACTCACAATACTCCTATGGCTAATACCTGCCCCAGTCATAGCACAAGAAGATACAACTATTTGGGTCATCACCGATGTCCATTACCTATCTCCGTCATTACATGATAAAGGCGAAGCTTATCAGCATATCCAAAAAACAAGTGCTGGAAAAGACTTTGACTACGGAGTGGAACGCATGGAGGCACTCATTGGCGAAATTCAAGTAGCTAAACCAGATAGTTTAATTGTATCCGGCGATTTAAGTTTGAATGGCGAGTATCAAAGCATGGCTGATTTAGCTAATTTTTTCGATAAAATTGAAGAACTTGGTACAAAAGTCTATGTTATCCCTGGCAATCATGATATTTCCAGTGGCTGGGCTCGAAAGTTTGACGGCGAGGACTTTCTTCATACACGCCAAGTATTGCCACCAGATTTCAAAGCCCTTTATGCCAATCATGGTTACGATGAAGCAATCGAACAAGATGAGCATAGTCTAAGTTATGTTGCTTCACTCAATGATTCTTTGTGGCTATTGATGATTGACAGTAATATTTATACACAAACAGAGGGGCATGGCGTACCAGCTACCAATGGTATTATCAAAAAAGAAACACTCACTTGGATTGAATCCATTTTAAAGCAAGCCAAAGATAAAAATATAAACGTGCTACCTGTTGTCCACCATAATTCGATTACCCATTTTTCTCAATTAGAAAAAAACTATACACTGGACAATGCAGTTGATTTTCGTGAATTATTATTCCGATACAATATCCCTTTGACTATCAGTGGACATATTCACACACAACATGTGGCACATCTCGAAGAACGTGGGCATCACTTAACCGATATTGTGACCGGAGCATTTTCATCATATCCGTCCTATATCGGCAAGTATCAACTCAACCATGAAAAAATCACCTATACGGCTGAGCCATTAAAGGTAGAGCAGTGGGCAAAAGCCACTCAACAAACGGACAAAAATTTAACAGAATATTCTACTTATATGGCAGAATTATTCAATATTAGTAGCCGTCAATTTGCTTTTCGTGAAATGATTGACGGTGGTTGGTATCATGACGATGAGCCAATTCTTGAAGAAGTAGCTGATTATATCGCTCTAGTCAATCTAGCATTTTTTGCAGGAAAACCGATTCAGTCCTTTGATTTAAGTCACTTTAGTGATTTAGATAAAATTCATCAGCTCATCAAATCTAACGGCAGTCGTATATTTAAACACTACATCGAACGAATTGACCACGAACTTCCTGACTATACAGCTCCTTTGGAAATTAAGTGGTGA
- a CDS encoding ABC transporter permease: MSIVLVGLWEFTQKQGWLPRFIIPAPSEIVQVFIHEWRTLWDNSLVTLAQAWLGLLIGIALAFLLAFIMDLVSWLNRAIYPLLIISQTIPTVAIAPILVLALGYDMTPKIVLVVLTTLFPIVISLLDGFAHADKQAIQLLELMGASRWAILWHVKLPGSMTYFFSGLRVSVSYAFVSSVVAEWLGGFVGLGVYMIQSRKAFSYDKMFAVIVLISLLSLFFMSLVSVVERWLLPWQYQEKKRSGVIR; the protein is encoded by the coding sequence ATGAGTATAGTATTGGTAGGATTATGGGAGTTTACACAAAAACAAGGTTGGTTGCCACGTTTTATTATTCCAGCTCCGTCTGAAATCGTACAAGTTTTTATACATGAATGGAGAACCTTATGGGATAACAGTTTAGTGACTCTTGCACAAGCATGGTTAGGATTACTGATAGGTATTGCATTAGCATTTTTATTAGCGTTTATTATGGATTTAGTGTCATGGCTCAATCGTGCTATTTATCCATTATTAATTATTTCGCAAACGATTCCGACCGTTGCGATTGCTCCGATATTAGTGCTAGCACTCGGATATGATATGACACCTAAAATTGTACTCGTTGTACTAACCACCTTATTTCCTATCGTTATCAGTTTACTGGACGGTTTTGCTCATGCTGATAAACAGGCGATTCAATTGTTAGAATTAATGGGTGCTAGTCGTTGGGCAATTTTATGGCATGTGAAATTGCCGGGAAGTATGACTTATTTTTTCAGTGGACTTCGAGTGAGTGTTTCCTATGCTTTTGTCAGTTCTGTTGTAGCAGAATGGTTAGGTGGTTTTGTTGGATTAGGTGTGTATATGATTCAATCCCGTAAGGCATTTTCCTATGATAAAATGTTCGCCGTCATTGTATTGATTTCATTATTAAGTTTATTTTTTATGAGCTTAGTAAGTGTTGTTGAACGCTGGTTATTACCATGGCAATATCAAGAGAAAAAACGTAGCGGAGTAATACGCTAA
- a CDS encoding bile acid:sodium symporter family protein, whose protein sequence is MNLFTNFNRLFRDYLSWTVLAATGIALFLPNYFTWATAIVTYLLQFIMFTMGLTMTLKDFSEVFRKPTRILLVEVAQYLFMPFSAFMLSQLFHLPSEMALGLILVGSVPGGTSSNVITYLANGDVPLSISATSVSTLLSPLLTPFMLSLYGGAYLEVSFMAMFLSIVKVVLVPVVLGLLVNYFFGSHTQKIGATLPTLSSVAVLVVLMGTVAVNRDTLLSTGALMFFVVFLHNLSGYSFGYLLGFLFKLDKKTTRAMAVEIGLQNTGLAASLGLAHFSPIVAVAGAAGAVVHTLFGSLYANLCAARDARDSFSLPFSKRAKSSVTSAS, encoded by the coding sequence ATGAATTTATTTACAAACTTTAACCGATTATTCCGTGACTACTTATCTTGGACTGTCTTAGCAGCGACTGGGATTGCCCTATTCTTACCAAATTATTTTACATGGGCAACAGCGATTGTCACTTATCTTTTACAATTCATCATGTTTACAATGGGATTAACCATGACCTTAAAAGATTTTAGCGAAGTCTTCCGTAAACCTACTCGCATTTTATTAGTTGAAGTAGCCCAATATTTATTCATGCCATTTTCAGCTTTTATGCTATCGCAACTCTTTCATTTGCCTAGTGAAATGGCATTGGGGCTAATCCTAGTTGGTTCAGTCCCTGGTGGTACATCATCAAATGTAATTACCTATTTAGCAAATGGTGATGTTCCCTTATCAATTAGTGCCACTAGTGTTTCAACTTTATTAAGCCCACTTTTAACACCATTCATGTTATCATTATATGGTGGAGCTTATTTAGAAGTAAGTTTTATGGCAATGTTTCTATCAATTGTCAAAGTAGTTTTAGTGCCTGTGGTACTAGGGTTATTAGTTAACTATTTCTTCGGTTCGCACACGCAAAAAATCGGAGCAACATTACCTACACTATCTTCCGTTGCTGTACTCGTTGTGTTAATGGGTACTGTTGCTGTAAATCGTGACACTTTACTATCAACAGGAGCCTTAATGTTTTTCGTTGTATTCTTACATAATTTAAGTGGTTATAGCTTCGGCTACTTATTAGGATTTTTATTTAAGTTAGATAAAAAAACAACTCGTGCAATGGCTGTTGAAATCGGCTTGCAAAACACTGGATTAGCTGCTAGTCTAGGATTAGCTCATTTTTCACCAATAGTTGCCGTAGCCGGTGCTGCTGGTGCAGTCGTACATACCTTATTTGGTAGCCTTTATGCCAATCTTTGTGCAGCAAGAGATGCACGTGATTCATTTAGCCTACCGTTCAGTAAAAGAGCCAAATCATCTGTAACATCTGCATCATAA
- a CDS encoding iron-containing alcohol dehydrogenase family protein: MLTLAQVTRPGVGQYISESGALRYLDEKISMFKQPLIITGDLSYDAFLKFYPGTRAFNVLKYDRTASNENMAHLAQQAPVDTDIVIGIGGGKVLDTAKGTAELLNVEYITIPTVLGTCAAYTPLSAVYHPNHSFKTVDYYPRAAYVCLVDLDLLLDSPLKYLMGGIGDTLAKWYEAIAIAERLESWPAMVSMGLNSAKLTQEILLRDSQLAIQSLQTKQYSPEFHRVVDAIFAIAGSVGGFAGEYGRMSGAHAVHNGMSLVHETHEFEHGVKVAYGILVQLVALNQMDEVHRLLDFYHTNGFKAKLSEFNVTDNLETHARTIADFAASDAETFNLAKPDCTSDDVYQAILTLESL; this comes from the coding sequence ATGTTAACACTTGCTCAAGTCACACGTCCTGGTGTCGGTCAATATATTAGCGAATCAGGGGCTTTACGTTATTTAGATGAAAAAATCTCTATGTTTAAGCAGCCTTTAATTATTACAGGCGATTTATCTTATGATGCTTTTTTGAAATTTTATCCCGGGACTCGGGCCTTTAATGTATTGAAATACGATAGAACAGCTTCCAATGAAAATATGGCTCATTTAGCTCAACAAGCACCTGTCGATACGGATATTGTCATCGGAATTGGTGGTGGCAAGGTGCTCGATACGGCTAAAGGAACAGCAGAATTATTGAATGTCGAATATATCACAATTCCTACCGTATTAGGTACATGTGCAGCCTACACACCATTATCTGCTGTCTATCACCCTAATCACTCATTTAAAACAGTCGACTACTATCCACGTGCAGCTTATGTTTGCTTAGTTGATTTAGATTTACTCTTAGACTCTCCATTGAAATATTTAATGGGTGGCATTGGCGATACATTGGCAAAATGGTATGAGGCAATCGCTATTGCTGAACGTCTTGAGTCATGGCCAGCTATGGTATCAATGGGGCTTAATAGTGCAAAATTAACGCAAGAAATCTTACTGCGTGACAGCCAATTAGCTATTCAAAGTTTGCAAACAAAACAATATTCACCGGAATTTCATCGTGTGGTCGATGCGATATTTGCCATTGCCGGTTCTGTCGGTGGTTTTGCCGGTGAATACGGAAGAATGTCCGGTGCACATGCTGTTCATAATGGAATGTCGCTCGTTCATGAAACTCATGAATTTGAGCATGGAGTCAAAGTAGCCTACGGCATTTTAGTCCAACTAGTAGCACTCAATCAAATGGACGAAGTTCATCGCCTGTTAGACTTCTATCATACCAATGGTTTCAAAGCAAAATTATCAGAATTTAATGTAACAGATAATCTTGAAACTCATGCACGCACAATCGCCGATTTTGCTGCATCTGACGCTGAAACCTTTAACTTAGCCAAACCAGATTGTACTAGCGACGATGTTTACCAAGCAATCTTGACCTTAGAATCACTATAA
- a CDS encoding xanthine phosphoribosyltransferase — protein MSYLKERILKDGKVLPNNVIKVDSFMNHQIDPQIMQEIGIDFYYRFRQAGITKVLTIEASGIAPAIITAAHFKVPMLFAKKTQPSTLKNQERYETDVHSYTKNVTSRVIISKQYLNENDRVLIIDDFLANGEAALGLIDLVEQAGATVVGVGICIEKSFQAGRQKLEAKGVPVHSICRISSLENQQIQFLESN, from the coding sequence ATGAGTTATTTAAAAGAACGCATTTTAAAAGACGGAAAAGTATTGCCTAACAATGTCATTAAAGTGGATTCATTTATGAATCACCAAATCGACCCACAAATTATGCAAGAGATTGGGATTGATTTTTATTATCGTTTTCGTCAAGCTGGGATAACAAAAGTATTAACGATTGAAGCATCGGGGATTGCTCCGGCAATTATTACAGCTGCTCATTTTAAAGTGCCGATGTTATTTGCTAAAAAGACGCAGCCGTCTACATTGAAAAATCAAGAACGTTATGAAACAGATGTTCATAGTTATACTAAAAATGTAACTAGTCGTGTGATTATTTCAAAACAATATTTAAATGAAAATGACCGAGTGTTAATTATTGATGACTTCTTAGCGAATGGAGAAGCTGCGTTAGGTTTGATTGATTTAGTTGAGCAGGCAGGTGCAACTGTTGTTGGTGTTGGTATTTGTATTGAAAAATCATTTCAAGCTGGGCGTCAAAAACTAGAAGCAAAGGGCGTGCCAGTACATTCGATTTGTCGTATTTCTTCACTTGAAAATCAACAAATTCAGTTTTTAGAAAGCAATTAA
- a CDS encoding ABC transporter ATP-binding protein, with translation MLKVEAVSYAYDNHDVLADINLSVEKGQTVAILGRSGVGKTTLFNLIAGHLSLQTGHISIEGQTAIKGKVSYMLQKDMLLPHKSVVENIMLPLLLQHVPKKVAYQQSVELLKQFALEKWTDYYPSALSGGMRQRIAFLRTATFKRDWVLLDEAFSALDAVTRREMHRWFITYRQVMNWSTLLITHDVEEALLLADKVYVLNGQPGRITTELTVTGERDKFEEVVFQPEFLEQKRILLQALDNNVYTKSPV, from the coding sequence ATGTTAAAGGTAGAAGCTGTTAGCTATGCATATGACAATCATGATGTGTTAGCAGATATCAATTTAAGTGTTGAGAAAGGTCAAACAGTCGCTATTTTAGGTAGAAGTGGGGTAGGGAAAACTACCTTATTCAATTTGATTGCAGGGCATTTATCACTTCAGACTGGACATATTTCAATTGAGGGGCAAACAGCTATCAAAGGTAAAGTGAGTTACATGCTACAAAAAGATATGTTATTACCCCATAAATCAGTGGTTGAAAATATTATGTTGCCTTTGTTACTGCAACATGTTCCTAAAAAAGTAGCATACCAGCAGTCTGTTGAGTTACTAAAGCAATTTGCTTTAGAGAAATGGACGGATTATTATCCGAGTGCACTCAGTGGTGGAATGCGTCAAAGGATTGCTTTTTTACGCACAGCTACTTTTAAACGAGATTGGGTGTTGCTCGATGAAGCTTTTAGTGCATTAGATGCAGTCACTCGGCGTGAAATGCATCGGTGGTTTATCACTTATCGCCAAGTGATGAACTGGTCGACACTGCTGATTACGCATGATGTGGAAGAAGCACTATTACTTGCAGATAAAGTTTATGTATTAAATGGACAGCCTGGTCGTATCACGACAGAGTTGACGGTTACAGGTGAGCGAGATAAGTTTGAAGAAGTCGTTTTTCAGCCCGAATTTTTAGAACAAAAACGGATTCTTCTTCAAGCGTTAGATAATAATGTGTACACAAAAAGTCCGGTCTAA
- the truA gene encoding tRNA pseudouridine(38-40) synthase TruA: protein MPRYAIKLQYDGTQYVGYQVQPNGPTIQAALEKALATMAKLKKGEHIPTSSSGRTDSGVHALGQVVHFDYPAAIHPEALQRALNSLLDDSICVVAAARVADDFHARYHSVAKEYIYRVDIGQFPNPFKRLYTTHHGYRYDLQRMQIAIQSIIGTHDFTSFCSTKTDKEDKVRTIYEAQVYEDLDNQELVFRFYGNGFLYNMIRILVGTLLQIGDGLKPVDELVRLIEVKNRNQAGPTAPPQGLYMNRVEYENEIF, encoded by the coding sequence ATGCCAAGATATGCAATAAAATTACAGTATGACGGTACGCAATACGTGGGGTATCAAGTGCAACCGAATGGGCCAACGATTCAAGCGGCCTTAGAAAAAGCACTTGCCACAATGGCAAAATTAAAAAAAGGAGAGCATATTCCGACATCTAGTTCAGGACGAACGGATTCAGGTGTGCATGCATTGGGGCAGGTAGTGCATTTTGATTATCCTGCTGCCATTCACCCTGAGGCTTTGCAGCGTGCACTCAATAGTTTATTGGACGATTCTATTTGTGTGGTGGCTGCTGCACGAGTTGCTGATGATTTTCATGCTCGGTATCATAGTGTAGCGAAAGAATATATTTATCGAGTGGATATCGGGCAGTTTCCGAATCCATTTAAACGTTTATATACAACGCACCATGGGTATCGCTATGATTTACAACGTATGCAGATAGCTATTCAATCCATTATTGGAACACATGATTTTACGAGTTTTTGCTCAACCAAGACGGACAAGGAAGACAAAGTCCGTACGATATATGAGGCACAAGTGTATGAAGATTTAGACAATCAAGAATTAGTCTTTCGTTTTTATGGCAATGGTTTTTTATATAATATGATTCGGATATTGGTTGGAACTCTATTGCAAATAGGTGACGGATTAAAGCCAGTTGATGAATTGGTACGCTTAATTGAAGTAAAAAATCGCAATCAAGCGGGGCCAACAGCTCCTCCACAAGGTTTGTATATGAATCGTGTGGAGTATGAAAATGAAATTTTTTAA
- a CDS encoding aldo/keto reductase, translated as MTETVVFHNGVTMPSIGFGTWQLPEADNVAYDAVKHALSVGYRHIDTAQIYGNEKAVGLAIKDSELAREEIFVTTKVWNNQRGYENTKQSLEESLEKLQLEYIDLVLIHWPNPKALREISPDEWKKANAESWRAMEDLYEAGKIRAIGVSNFMVHHLESLKEQARIQPMVNQILLAPGLLQQDVVNYCRANHIVLEAYSPFGSGKLFSNEIVAAMAERYNRSAAQIALRWSLDHGFVPLPRSSSAENIQNNLDVDFELAAADREILDTLKGIAEYQSPDERDF; from the coding sequence ATGACAGAAACTGTAGTATTTCATAATGGCGTAACTATGCCAAGTATTGGATTTGGTACATGGCAATTACCGGAAGCTGATAATGTTGCCTATGATGCAGTGAAGCATGCGTTAAGTGTAGGGTATCGTCATATTGATACAGCACAAATTTATGGGAATGAAAAGGCAGTCGGTCTAGCGATTAAAGATAGTGAGTTAGCAAGAGAAGAAATTTTTGTTACGACTAAGGTTTGGAATAATCAGCGTGGTTATGAAAATACGAAGCAATCACTTGAAGAATCGCTTGAAAAATTACAATTAGAGTATATTGATTTAGTGTTGATTCATTGGCCAAATCCAAAAGCATTACGTGAGATTTCTCCGGATGAGTGGAAAAAAGCGAATGCAGAGTCTTGGCGTGCAATGGAAGATTTATACGAAGCAGGCAAAATTCGTGCGATTGGTGTGTCGAATTTCATGGTACATCATTTAGAATCATTGAAAGAACAAGCTCGTATTCAGCCAATGGTCAATCAAATATTATTGGCACCTGGTCTATTACAACAAGATGTTGTGAACTATTGTCGAGCGAATCATATTGTATTGGAAGCATACAGTCCTTTCGGTAGTGGTAAATTATTTAGCAATGAAATCGTAGCTGCAATGGCAGAACGTTATAATCGTTCAGCGGCACAAATTGCATTACGTTGGAGTTTAGACCATGGTTTTGTACCATTGCCACGTTCAAGCTCAGCTGAAAACATTCAAAATAACTTAGATGTTGATTTTGAATTAGCAGCAGCAGACCGTGAAATTTTGGATACATTAAAAGGTATTGCTGAATATCAAAGTCCTGATGAACGTGATTTTTAA